Part of the Polyodon spathula isolate WHYD16114869_AA chromosome 18, ASM1765450v1, whole genome shotgun sequence genome, CCAAGACAAATTTCAGGTTGGAAACATGGGAGGGTCTTATAAAAGCAAACCTCTGTGGGCTGCAAACAGTTCTAAAAGTGGAAATCAAGAAACACACATCACACTaaaacccccccacacacatagTATGGAACAGATATTAAaggcacatttcagaggactggaCCAATAATTCAGcatgcatacatttcaaattaGTAGGGCTTGGCTTGTATAAACAGTACTGTTGCTACAGGAATGAGAGAACCAGAGTTTGTAATCCACAGCATCATTCATTCAGGGAAATAGGTCAAGttactctaatatatatataagagggaGCTGTCAAACAAATTAAGACATGCAAGTCATATTAAGTGCAGTAAACAACTCCAAAGAAGTCTGTAgggaaataaatgcatgtttgttttgtctggAACAGATGCCTTCAGATGCATCCACACAAACCTAATCCTAAATAACAACTTTACCCCAAACCGTTAAATTGATTCTAATCTTAAAGTCACGATCAGATTGCAAAATTGATATTCCCAGTGGGATagttattatgaatattattttcTTATTGAAAGTGTGTATGTTCTCAAAACATTAAGTAACAGGAGAATCAACAGCCTGGGAAAAATCTACAGGGCAAATTTTGAATCACGATTAGTTTTTCAAGGTAGTAATTTTTAGCACATAAAAATACCAAGGCAGATTTGACACAGCAATAATGTATCTATTAGAATGCCAAGTACAGAATGTGTATGTTAGATACTTTAAGGCAAGTTCAAAAGCTTAAATTTCAACCAAATTCAAGGCTACTTATGTATATTTAgcatttatgctttttttttttttggtttctaaaAAGGTATTGTATAACCATAATATGAAGAGAGAACAACTACTCCCATCAGTTTTCAACAAGGTAAAAGTGTGTCTTCTTTTTTGTAGCCACATATTGTCAATATATATGAAAGGGCGAATGAAACTTTGAGAAACAGAGATTGTGTCAACTCTAGGAATCCTTACTGAAGTTAATCATATTTtcttagaaaaatgaaaacatttttgaagGATTGGTTAAAACATGGGAGATACTATTTGCGTTGGACAGATACAATGGGATAATTCAAGTAAGTGATAAATAAAGGTTTCTGACAAAAATGTCATTGTAACAATCCTTTTGACACAAAAGTTTCGTAAACATTATTCCTAAAAAGCTGCCAGCCTGGTTTAATCCAGATATAATAGAAGTCTTTATAGTCCTCCCCATTTATAAAACTCAGAAGAGTTTGGGAAGCTGCCGCAGCCTGTTGACATCTAAAAAGTTCCCCACAGATCCCTGGCTCTCCATATGCTTCTGTGTTACAGGGGAGCCATGCAGGAGCTTGTCAGGGAAAAACTGCATGCTGTTTTCCTTGTCAGGGTTCTGAGGGATGTACGTAACCCCTGTCAAGAGCTTCATTTTGGGTTTCAAGTCCCCGAGCATTTGCTGGGAATCCTGGTcggacagctgctgctgctgggagggAATCTCATTGGTAATGTTTTTCAAGATGTTCCTTTCCCAGTCGTTGCACACCCTTTCACCACTATTCCGGAGCGGCTGCAGCTGGAGCAACTCTTTCTGTCTTTCACTGCCCCTTTCAACGTAGTCCTTCCTGTAGCTGTCAGACACAGACATCACGGTGGTCTCAATCTGGCTCTCATTggcctcctcatcctcctcactGCTATCCTCGCACTCAATGAGCCCATACCTCTTCATGTATTTCCTGGTAGCGAATGACATATTATTGGGAGACATCAAGCTCATGCCCATCATGGTCTTCTCTGTGGTGGTGTTGTGCTGCAGGATGATGCTGAGGGACTGGGACTCTTCTTGACCGGTTTGGCGCCCCTCTCTGCTCACGGAGAGCTGGGATAGCTGCGAGTCGTTCAGGTACTTTAGGGCTATGGCGTTGGCTTCCAGGCTGAGGTCCACACCGCTGGGGCCGAAGCCACTCATAGCCGTGTTCCCAAAGGACACGTAATTCAGCCTGGGGAGGACTGCCTGGGGGTATATACAAGCCAGCGTGCTGAAACAGGAGAAACAGACAAGTCAAGCAACTGACCTTTTGTAAAAATCTTAGCAGGCGATACACTTAAGATCAGAATTTTGTCAATTTTTGAACTACAGTAACTTATGCAACTGTACAGGTAACATACAAGGTTCTTTGGAACATGATAGTGTATTATTTGTCCCTATATATTATACTGCTTACTTAATTGTTATAAAACTTGGTTACAACATTCCTCACCACATGTTACTGAGTGTATCAATCTGGGGGACGTTTAAGACTAATTTGTCAGTATTTTGGATGTAGGACATTGTAGGTATTGTTGTGCATTCTTACCCACACAGACTGACAAGCAAAGTGACAGAGACAACATGAACACATTACAGAAATAGAAaatctgcaatttaaaaaaaagttacctggCACTCTCCACCTTGGCCTTAGTTTTATTGCCTTtcacccagcagtccaggtcaaccTTCACTCCCAGGTGTTCCAGCTGTTTCAGGGTGGCATTCCGGACCATGTCCTTGTCGCACTTGCTAGGGGCTGACTGCTTTTTCCAGCTGCTGCTTTGGAACACAGGAGATGAATCCATGGCCCCTGTCCCGGAGTGCATGGCTTGTCTCTGCCCCGGCTCCTCTTCGTCTCCAGATGAAGAGGCCTGCAAGCGGCTGTTCACCTGGCCCTTGAATCAAAACACAATGCAGTTGTCACTAGAATGTCACAGCGTGGTAAAATAGCTTTATCCCTTTGCGCTCctaggtccgacatcatcaaaaagatgtaaagcacaggtctctagttgttttttctccggaaaaagctgagaaaacctttcaatggccaagtgagaacaacaggagccaaaaaaaaaaaagggcgtatgaGTAATACAGCCCCACGCACCACAGAGggaacacggacacaaacaaaggcgatagctgcttccacatccagcgctcaaaggatatgacagacatttgcagagctttttcagatgttatagtaataaaataataacttggatcgcattcgttggagtttggtgataaaatgagtgatcagaagaggatttatcagtatgcacgtcaataaagacgtatgtgaaaaacacagcgaacaaggggtggggcttggctggagatgcagtactgatgtccttttgccatgcactgccttttaaacctgttttactgtggaaaaaaaattaaatggcgtgtgtaaaataaacagcacgtgtgaaaataaaattggacctgacgcgcctgacaagcgttgaataaactgactgcaaagggttaaaaatcaaATATGCTATGGGAAATTAAGCTTCATAAATAGAGTGGAAACTACAGTATGGAGTAAAGTTGTCTTTGAAAGAAACAGTAAGTGGAGAGCACAaagaacattttacagtacagcatttaAGTACAGGAAAAAGCTACTTAGTAAGCAATACACCCTTGATGAAGAATAACTCACTAAATCTGTGGATATACATACAACCATATCTCCAAATGCAAAGTTTTAGAAACTTTAATAAACCatgtaaaaattattatataacatTGTCTTTATCAAGCCAAATAAAACGTTAACggacatttaaaattaaatatatttttaaccaaAACTTACCAGCAAGTCCTGATAAAATTTCTGCTCATTCTGTTCACTGTTTGGCTGATAATTCACTTTatcattttcctgtttttttgccCCCTCTACTGGTGATGACTGGATGCACATGCTGACACTCTCCCCAAGTTCAGGACTTTGGAATGTTACCTGGGGCCCCCGCTCATTCCAAAATTGAGATGAAGAactgaagataaaatgtaaaaaaaggaaaaacaaaagaataaaggTTACTgctactttatatatttttttcggtTGAGTGAGAGTTTCTAAATGCAGACTTACCTGACTGTATTTGACACAAAAGACTCCTCTGCTGTGACCTGGGTGCTCTCTGCAAAGCTATGGATATCGACAGCCTTCAATGAGGAAGCCATGCTGTCGCGAGTGGTGTCTCCGGTAGTGAGAGAGATGCCCATTTCCTCATTCTGGGACTCTAGCATCACCACCTCCTCCTGAACCGCATTCGGGCTCCAAAACAAGCTTGCACCTTaaacaataaaattataaatattaaaacgCATAATACACACTCTACCAACAGGATTGCTTGAAAGCTGTCATTCGCCCTCAAGTACATCAACTAGATATTAATTTTTCCCCCACTTTGTGAGCTACTGTATAGTTTCATTCTTGCTACAAATGTAGTTTTCTTTGGaaggttgtttattttaaacaactgtATTTTAAAGCCCCTGCCCCATCTCCCAAAATAAATATCTGATGTGTCATGTGTGATGAACAATCTTGACTTATTTACTGCAAGACTGGAAATAAGAAAGAATACACATCAGAAGTGTCTGCTGTGCTGCCCTTACCTGTGCTCACAGCAATGCTGACACTCTTCTTCACCTGCACGCCCACAGCAGTCTGCATTTCCATGGCAACAGACTCCACCTGCTTCTCTGACTGTGGAGGGGACATCTGAGAGCAAGGTGGGTTACTCTGAGCCTCCAACAGTTTTTGGATCtagaaagattttaaaatgttaaaacattatataCAACCTAACTCAGAACTATGTGACCATGATATGTTCTAAATAACTAACCACATGAATATGAGCTTTTATGGTcatatgaaagtttttttttgatCATGTCAATtagtaaatcaatttaaaatactgGATGTGGCTGGGTGCTGTATGCTGTATGCCACATCTTAGCACTCAGGATACTGAGCATGATAACAGCCTTTAATTTTATCAAAGCTTTCAATAAACCTCGCTGATTGCAAAACTGTTgattttaatgcacattttaatcaTGAATGCACATGCACTAGTGGCACAGCAGGGGGGTAGCATTTAATTTACAGTGGCAGCAAAAggattttaatatttgaaaagtaTGGGTAAAGACTGGTTTTGTTGGTTATACAAACCTGGGCTTGGAGCACTTTCAATTGCTTGTCCTGCTCCACAAGAATCTTGTAAGCATCAGGAGGTAACCGCATTAGTCCGATCTCAGCAGGGGGCTGGGAGATAGGCTGGGTATTCTGCGGAAGAACACTATTATCATGTGCAGAAGAGCCTGTGCCCCCATGTGAAGCCTGAGTAGCAGAACTGTTTGTTTGACACATTGGGCTGCAGTGACCATTGGATTGGCAGCTCATGCCCTGGTGGATGGGAGGAAAACTGCAGTCATGAGCCAGGGCATCTGATGGGCAGTAAACAGGGCTACCGCTGGATGCAAAGTTGGGAACGCCTTGCCACGAGTTTACCGGATAAAATGGCACACGACCGTGATGCTgacaacagctgcagaagctagCAGGGTGCTGGTTTGGACCATGAGGCGGAGAAAAGGGCATGTTGAAGTTAGACGACCGGGCTGGTGTTTGTGCACTGTGCGGCAGGCCACGTCTAGCTGGTGGATTTCCAGGGGAGGGAGGTCTTTGAGTGCCAGGGGCTCCCGGTCTGCCAGCTGCGGAAATGCCCCTCTTGCTGGCAGAAGGCAGGTGCCCTTTAGGCTGATGAATGGAGGTGTTGGGCGATGGTCCACTCTGTGGAGTTGatgaggaggacgaggaggaggaggaggatgcgGACGATGTTGACGAAGCCGAGGATCCAGAACTCTTCCTTAGTGGAGGACCTCCCTTCCAATTAACAGGCTGGTGCTGAGCAGGACTCACTCTGCCTTTGCAGACCTTCATTGGCTGGTTTGCAGGAGCTAAAAGGCGCCTTACTGGAAATGACCCAGAGCAGGATCCAAGACTGGACTGTCTTGCCTCCGGGTGCAGTTCTTGAATAGGCCCGGTACTTCTCATGTGTTGTTGAGGAGCTGAAGCTGGAGAAGGTCTGATTCCAAAACCTTGCAGACCCTGAGCAGCTTTATTGGAGTCTACGAAGCTGCCATCAAAGACAATAGAGAGCTCCGGCACCGAGGGATGAATGCGACGTAGCTGTCAAACACAAGTGCATGGATGTTAAGTCAGCAATTAAAACCTACATAAAAATAACTGGATTTGTTCAGTTATACATCTCAGTACCACTATCCAGTGGCTTGGCTGACTCTGTTTATACATACTATGTGTGCAAATAAATTTCACCTTAAGTTACAGCCTCATAAATAAGCGACATAAACTGGAGGCCCAGGAGTCAATTTTCACATGTCAGAAAGAACCGGTTAAATCCTCTTAGCCTATGAAGCTTTCATATTTCACTGTACCTGCTGGCTGACAGGGTGTGGGCTGGGGGACGGTCTGGGAGAGAAGTCCTCATCCTCCACACCTGAGTCGTGGTCACTCACAGGCAGCTTGTTAGGAGGAGAGTTCACCCGAGAACttaggaaaaagaaaaatgtaataaagcattacagaacAGGTTTGAATTGAGCTCGGCCATTGGCATGTCATGTGGTAATTCTTCAATTCCAGTTAGCTCAGAGATTGTACAAAAATCACACCTGACATTCTAGACAGTGTCCTGGTCTGCGCATTCTGTATATAgcctgaatgaaaatgtgtaaaaacaccTAGGAGAGAAAGCCAGAGTGAATGGACAGCTCAACCACCAGATGCCAGCAGAAAGCCAAGGACCAATGCCACAAGCCTTCTTGTAATGTTTTgtcaaattttattattttatttctagtaTTTCTGAATTATGCTTTTGCATTTACAGTTATTGTTGAATTACTCACTGAGTGTTTGACAGTGCATTGTGAAGACGTCCAATCATACCTGGTGAAAGACACGCGGGCCGACACCTCCTTAAAAAAGTCAGTCTCCTGGTTCTGGCTTTCTGCACTAAGTTCAAACAGGATCGGCTGTCGGTCTGATGGATTCACAGtcttaattaaagaaaaaaacaagttcagTTTGCTTAGATTTGCTTGTATGTTCCAATGCCACCttcaatcatttaaaaacattttcccaTTTGTTTAGCATTTTACACCGCtaagtacaataataaaaaaaatacaaacctttAACAGGGCATTTCTAATACATTTGACATTAAATgaaagcaacataaaaaaaatgaatgtcccTGCAATTAAATCCTGACCCAAATCAGTTATCTTGCCACAAACACTGGACTTTGCAATCAATTTCTGTACATTGTATGActgcatgaaaatgaaaaaataaatcaagtaaaATACAGAATGgctaaaactgcaatgcaatgaaaGAGTCATTTCCATCTGGGAATCCTAATTtattatacacaaacacacttctCCCTTGCTATAATGCGAGTctcaggggacacacaatatATGCGTTATAACCtaagagcgttataaacgggggagggggtaTGGGGCGCCATGGGACACAATAACACACACctgacaaatacaaaagaaaacaactctCTCTATAATGcaaatatagtgaagcaaaaaatgtaactttccgtgaattaaccattcaaaaagcaccatgtaattagtgctatatttttttttacaaagaaaaggtaacattcccactcatggatcatttcaattagcagtttttaaactataaatagtctGGCTAATggcggtcaggagttcagttcgaagcagcagacaagcaaaccaagtacgAGAAGGAAAGCGGGTCAGGCAAGGGGAAGAAGAAATTGGCTCGACCGAGGTTCGGCTACTGTAGTGATGCTAAAGCGTAACTaaagcgtctcgtctcccggagaaagctgcagctcctctcgcagcaaaaaaatagatacattaaGAAAGATAACAACTTATAAGGCCTAAgaattatttagttataaaactaatgctgaataagatatctgtgttataaagtgccagtgcagcttttcttcagttcagatgcTGTATCAAAATggacagacagaaacagaagtgaGACTGAGattagggaattgggggacatgctgtaggagcgatATAACCGAGGCGCGTTATAACCGGGATTCTCATAGCGAGGGagctctgtgtgtatatataaatgttttttttaataaggagaACATATTTATATGCAACAATGAACACACTTTAAGAAGGTTGAGAGATTCTGTGCTGGTTAGCAGTTGAAACCCCAGCTCCTGCTGTCCAGTGCAGAGACGACACTCATAGAACTCTGGCTCCTTGTGTGTGAGGGAGTACAGAACAATGAGGAAACCGCCACCCTCGCTCACAACCCTGCAACAAAACAGCAGAACACTACTAAGAATACAAGCATTAAAGAGACatcttgaaacttttttcaaacatttttttcattctaaTTTCTCATGAGCATGGATGGACAGTTTAGGCTACTATCAAATGTCACTAGTGAAATCAATGACTAACAGTGAAGAGTAGAATGGTATTATCCAAGACTAGAATTAAAGTATTTCTCAACAAATAGTTATCCTACCTGTCCTGAAGAGATGAGCTGAACAGGTATCGCAGGCAACAAGCCCAGACCTGAGGACTGTGGATATGGGTAATCCCACTTAGCCATCTGCAAagaacagtaataaaaaataactgttaCAAGGACCAAGCCTATGTAAAGGGAGAAGACTGAACTGCAGTTGTCTTTCCGATAGCTGGGAACCCTATCACAATTTTATTTGTCTTACAACATATGATTTCTtagtgaaaaaaatgaaacttttttttttttataatacatatataatacactTACATCCCAACAAGAGGCAAAGTATAAGCTTTTGGGTCTGATTCAAGCACCAGGAGCAGTTTACGGGTTTGGTCCATGGTGaggaatctgtaaaaaaaaaaaaataataaaaatacaacacaacagaaaTAGATTTTATGGTTAGCATTTGTAAACCCAAACACTGcccatttataataaataaatacatttacagttctggCTCATAACATACAATTACAACCGATTAACAGTGCTAACAAAAATACCCTTTTCACAATTTGAGAAACACCTCTATTCTTATGTCCAGCAGTGAATGACAAAATTATAAGCAGTGGGTCACCTAACTACCatttctgtaaaatacatttctaacaaaataaaaaaacaaacaaacacacaaactcaCCCAAATTTACACACTCCCTGAACCTGTGCGATGTTTATGGGGCTGGTCAGGTTCCTTGCCAGTGCGGTAGGGATAATAGGAACTGGTTTGACTGGCGTGGCGTCCAGAGTGTTGGCTATTGTAACAGCTGCCCAGTGAAGGCTGAAGTTGAGGTTATCCATGTGCTCTGCACAGATCAGTCGTGCTCTCATAATCAGGAGCTTAGAAGGGTCCAGTGTTTCTTTACTGCAACAGCGTTGCTGAAGAATCTGTTGAATAATGGGAAATGATGGTTCTTGTGTTACAAAAGCAATAAAGTCAAACAAGTGTCAATGCCCTTAGTATAACATTTTCAGCTGGTTTCATagcccctgattagcactaatcttggattatctTTTAGGTAAGGTAttgcaagattagtgctaatcggggtctgtgaaccAGCGGTTAGATTTTTGAGCTAATAGTTAAGTTTCTACTATTTAATGTCATTGAATTACATTAGAATTATTTCTATTTAACACCCACATTTTTGTAATACTGAAAAAAGATATTCATTATGCATTTTGTTGAAAGTCTATGTACAGTACTTgagaacatatttaataaatacaaacatgaaatgatgtgcagattttatAATGGTGAATATATTTGTGTAACTAAAACATAGGGAgctgtaaaagtaaataaaacatacagattGTATGGACCATATTTtatcatatatttataataaataatgccTGTATGGTTGCGCAACACatcagaattaattattgtactACGCAGAGCTGACTAAAGCTGTTATGTTGTGTTAATTCTGAAGTAGTCAAAAAAAGTGCTTTAAGTTGCTACCTGTTGGAAGGCAGACAAACAAATCTACTGCAATTAGTGATTTGTTCATTATTCAACAGTTCCAGCCATCTGCTGTAGACAGACTGTGTAACTGCCACACTGCAAGCATGCAGCCTCCTATCAGGTGAAGTTGACAACATAAAGAAAAGCCCTCGCATTAAACTGCAACTCTGCAGAGaagtgcttatttaaaaaaaaaacaaaaaacaaaaaaaatggccaGCTGGGTTTTCATTGACCCTGCGCCCTTGtcctatttctaactccagtagCATTATAAACAGCTTTATAAAGGCTAAAGTTATTCTGTTTTAACCTGTTTATCCACCATCTTACTAATGTACTGAGAAACAAACCTGTTTAAACGAGTTTACCAAATCACTCAGAAGAAAATCCTAACAGAAAGAagtatttacagtacagcacaatacaataaaactgcatttaaactggCGGTATCTTGAGTTGAAACGTCATTATTAATTATGGCCCGCTGGGGATGAAATTCCCTCCGATGAGGACACAGCAGAGGCGGTTGTACGTACAGCTGTacgtcacacttacattttcgCATATATtgggagaaccgcttatccaattgttaTGAAAGCTGGTATTAACATTAAGTTATTAATAATATCAGATTCTGGCGATATAATAAATATACTgcgatgtattattttttttttaccttgaatgCAATGAG contains:
- the LOC121331077 gene encoding SCL-interrupting locus protein homolog, yielding MSVQVNLKKIPSHLMESAYKNTNHQRCPRSSENMLTPISFPKTKIALWDPSPVGDVISLHLSYYRNPRLLVMEKTLRLAHRHARQSNRNDFFCFFLGSMEVDDDEEGVTLTVDRFDPGREMPGSPGKVPTALLPGDFLIPCSVSTQDPASGDTIVHSAEDFLIAFKILQQRCCSKETLDPSKLLIMRARLICAEHMDNLNFSLHWAAVTIANTLDATPVKPVPIIPTALARNLTSPINIAQVQGVCKFGFLTMDQTRKLLLVLESDPKAYTLPLVGIWLSGITHIHSPQVWACCLRYLFSSSLQDRVVSEGGGFLIVLYSLTHKEPEFYECRLCTGQQELGFQLLTSTESLNLLKTVNPSDRQPILFELSAESQNQETDFFKEVSARVSFTSSRVNSPPNKLPVSDHDSGVEDEDFSPRPSPSPHPVSQQLRRIHPSVPELSIVFDGSFVDSNKAAQGLQGFGIRPSPASAPQQHMRSTGPIQELHPEARQSSLGSCSGSFPVRRLLAPANQPMKVCKGRVSPAQHQPVNWKGGPPLRKSSGSSASSTSSASSSSSSSSSSTPQSGPSPNTSIHQPKGHLPSASKRGISAAGRPGAPGTQRPPSPGNPPARRGLPHSAQTPARSSNFNMPFSPPHGPNQHPASFCSCCQHHGRVPFYPVNSWQGVPNFASSGSPVYCPSDALAHDCSFPPIHQGMSCQSNGHCSPMCQTNSSATQASHGGTGSSAHDNSVLPQNTQPISQPPAEIGLMRLPPDAYKILVEQDKQLKVLQAQIQKLLEAQSNPPCSQMSPPQSEKQVESVAMEMQTAVGVQVKKSVSIAVSTGASLFWSPNAVQEEVVMLESQNEEMGISLTTGDTTRDSMASSLKAVDIHSFAESTQVTAEESFVSNTVSSSSQFWNERGPQVTFQSPELGESVSMCIQSSPVEGAKKQENDKVNYQPNSEQNEQKFYQDLLGQVNSRLQASSSGDEEEPGQRQAMHSGTGAMDSSPVFQSSSWKKQSAPSKCDKDMVRNATLKQLEHLGVKVDLDCWVKGNKTKAKVESASTLACIYPQAVLPRLNYVSFGNTAMSGFGPSGVDLSLEANAIALKYLNDSQLSQLSVSREGRQTGQEESQSLSIILQHNTTTEKTMMGMSLMSPNNMSFATRKYMKRYGLIECEDSSEEDEEANESQIETTVMSVSDSYRKDYVERGSERQKELLQLQPLRNSGERVCNDWERNILKNITNEIPSQQQQLSDQDSQQMLGDLKPKMKLLTGVTYIPQNPDKENSMQFFPDKLLHGSPVTQKHMESQGSVGNFLDVNRLRQLPKLF